The genomic stretch CAGTGCAGAGCCCCACTGGCACCCCAGCTGTGCCACAGACACAATCACATGGCATGTTCACACCAGAAGTGGCTGTGATGGGGAATGAATAACGCTGCAGGCAAGAGGGAGAACAGAGGGTAGGAAAGTGATACCAGTGtgaagcagggagggaagaggcgTGCTCAGGATCCCTTGCTGCATAGCACAGCAGCTCACAAGGCCCTGCACAGATCCTTGCCTCCAGCTAAATTCAGATACTTTAGCAGACACACAAACTGTGCAAAAGCAAGATTGACCAGTGTCTGTGACAGCTGCTAAGAGAGACTTCCAGCTGCACCCAAAACATACCTTCACCATTTTCTACATctgcttcaccaagggcaaCTCCCCTGGTGTGTACCCCATGGTTGGGCAGCGCCACTTCTACAGCACACAAGTATTTCACAGATCGCTTCTGTAATGTCTTTCCCAGTTCCTCATTCACACCATCAAAGCCAGATACATTCTGCAGCTGTTGGGAAGACCACAGATaattaattttgattaaatAGGAAGGGGATGTTATGACCACTTAGGCCTATGCCTGCAAACTGCAGACCTTCTCTGCGCAGCATGTGACTCCAAGGCAGAAGCACATGGTGGAGGCAGAGCAGGCATATTTACTGTTTTGACCCTATTTTAGAAATACCTCATAGTCCCTATCCTCTGGGAGTCTCAGTCATCTTGGACACTTTCAGCACACGAAGACTGCTGTTAAGTCCTGGCACTGCTTTAATCACAGCCACCCCCAGTTGTAGAAACAGAAGCCCAGCCAATGCCCTCAGCTGTAGCAATCTTCTCTCTCTAAGCTTTCAAAATACCCCATTTTTGGtccaaaatgcagcttttgTAGCTGTCTATTATTTGCTGATTTGAGGATAATTCTTCTCATTCCACCAACAGCTCTAACTGAGAATACTGGGTGGGAAGAGGATGAGGGGAAGGATGATGGATGAATATAAAGGGTCCCTTACTGTAATGATGCGACTGGACCAGCCGTTAAAGCCAAGGTAGTGGTTGGCCAGCTCCTGGCACTTGCTGCTGTTGAGAGCAAGGACTTGTTGCTGAAACCCTTTCTGCTTGGTGCAAACACAAACCTGTCCAGGAAAGAAGAACCCTGGTTAGCCAGGCTTTGCTCACAAGGTTCCCACTGCAGACACACCATTGATGGCTCTGGGAGAGTCATCTGAAGGTAACCTATTCCCCGACTGCATGCGTGCTTCTGAGAtgtattaagtattttttacaCAGAAATGGGCCCTGCAAATTATTCCAGAGGAGGGATGCTGTCATTTTACTGCTTAAATGCTACCTGGAAGCATGTCACCACAATGGTAGTGCCCAGCCACAAGTTAGTAAACTTTCTGCATGGAAAGCATCACTGAGATCAACAAGTATTTAATGGGATTCTACCCTGCTGCTGGAGGTCATGGTGCTGAGTTTCATACCCGGGGCCGTTCTGCTTACCTTCAAGGGAGATTTCTGAAACAGCCTTTGCCCATTGCACGTGCGCTGGGCTCTGCTGGCATCTCCAGCTGAATAAAACTTGATGATGGCGTAATACCCAGGCCctgccacagcagcatttctgtgtGCTCGCACCGAGTAGAGCAGCCCAAatttggaaaatgctgaaaacagggaatgctgaggaaaaacaagagaaaaaagggtCTTTTGAAATATCTATGGGTGCTCCAGGGGCTGAGTGACAGTGACAGAGAGAGGGCTACTCACAAGACCTAATTACCTAGAAAACGAGGAAAGTTTTTAGTACTGTTTAACAGCAACAAGCCCTGGAATAAGCAGTGAGGCTGAAGATGAGTGTCTCTCCGTAAAAATAAGCTCAACTTGGCTGGACCTCTGACCCTGATTACATCTCATCTCCATTATCATCCAGCCGCTGCATCAGGAGGAGAGCGAAGGCAGACGTGGGCTTTTCTGCCCCCCCCA from Buteo buteo chromosome 9, bButBut1.hap1.1, whole genome shotgun sequence encodes the following:
- the RDM1 gene encoding RAD52 motif-containing protein 1 isoform X3, producing the protein MAEVVEFRVPAGSGQTLLVWGLEPEPSLEHSLFSAFSKFGLLYSVRAHRNAAVAGPGYYAIIKFYSAGDASRAQRTCNGQRLFQKSPLKVCVCTKQKGFQQQVLALNSSKCQELANHYLGFNGWSSRIITLQNVSGFDGVNEELGKTLQKRSVKYLCAVEVALPNHGVHTRGVALGEADVENGEDPLEFVTATRRVQKLAVGKALSNAFQKILLIVLENGKVVVEYNSSQEEPTDFLTEEELKGLVQRADLTCNDHKRSEQQSQTESLLLLKPLFPEESSLTSPAISLPL
- the RDM1 gene encoding RAD52 motif-containing protein 1 isoform X1 — its product is MAEVVEFRVPAGSGQTLLVWGLEPEPSLEHSLFSAFSKFGLLYSVRAHRNAAVAGPGYYAIIKFYSAGDASRAQRTCNGQRLFQKSPLKVCVCTKQKGFQQQVLALNSSKCQELANHYLGFNGWSSRIITLQNVSGFDGVNEELGKTLQKRSVKYLCAVEVALPNHGVHTRGVALGEADVENGEDPLEFVTATRRVQKLAVGKALSNAFQKILLIVLENGKVVVEYNSSQEEPTDFLTEEELKGLVQVNELSLEQFDLKEEEVLSDLSFDDELPSWEMPSD
- the RDM1 gene encoding RAD52 motif-containing protein 1 isoform X2 — translated: MAEVVEFRVPAGSGQTLLVWGLEPEPSLEHSLFSAFSKFGLLYSVRAHRNAAVAGPGYYAIIKFYSAGDASRAQRTCNGQRLFQKSPLKVCVCTKQKGFQQQVLALNSSKCQELANHYLGFNGWSSRIITLQNVSGFDGVNEELGKTLQKRSVKYLCAVEVALPNHGVHTRGVALGEADVENGEDPLEFVTATRRVQKLAVGKALSNAFQKILLIVLENGKVVVEYNSSQEEPTDFLTEEELKGLVQAPSSLRGRGTDRNSEGLA